In one Modestobacter sp. L9-4 genomic region, the following are encoded:
- a CDS encoding sugar ABC transporter ATP-binding protein encodes MTAPQIAMRGIVKSYPGVKALRGVDLVVAPGQVMGLVGENGAGKSTLLKVLAGAVSADEGTIEVEGRPVDFRSPRDAQAAGMAVIYQELMLAEDLSIAENVYAGREPMTRFGTVDFRTMRRDTARLLAELGIDALPTQEVGRLNVARRQMVEIAKALSMDARLIVMDEPTSSLTEDEVETLLDVVRGLRDRGVSVVYVSHRMREVFAVCDAITVMRDGELVGVTPVSDTTPDRVVKMMVGRDLVDMYGQRSAPRPAGTPVLEVRGLCAGPRVQDVSFSVAPGEIVGMAGLIGAGRSETALAVFGDGRVTGGQVHVDGVQVHLRNPREAIAAGIAYVPEDRKQQGLFLGLPIRSNISSACLDELCSKGVVSGRKDRTLAQRMSEDLRVKAASPEVAVGTLSGGNQQKVVLARWLARQPKVLILDEPTRGVDIGAKAEIYRLIRTIAADGVAVLMISSELPEVLGLADRVLVMREGHLVGEFGYGQADEQQVMALATGLHEMAS; translated from the coding sequence ATGACGGCGCCACAGATCGCGATGCGCGGCATCGTGAAGAGCTACCCGGGTGTCAAGGCACTGCGCGGGGTCGACCTGGTGGTCGCCCCCGGGCAGGTCATGGGCCTGGTCGGGGAGAACGGCGCGGGCAAGAGCACGCTGCTGAAGGTGCTCGCCGGGGCCGTGTCGGCCGACGAGGGGACGATCGAGGTCGAGGGCCGGCCCGTCGACTTCCGCTCCCCGCGGGACGCCCAGGCGGCGGGGATGGCGGTGATCTACCAGGAGCTCATGCTCGCCGAGGACCTGTCGATCGCCGAGAACGTCTACGCCGGCCGGGAGCCGATGACCCGCTTCGGCACGGTCGACTTCCGGACCATGCGGCGGGACACCGCACGGCTGCTGGCCGAGCTGGGGATCGACGCCCTGCCCACCCAGGAGGTCGGCCGGCTGAACGTCGCGCGGCGGCAGATGGTCGAGATCGCCAAGGCCCTGTCGATGGACGCCCGGCTCATCGTGATGGACGAGCCGACGTCCTCCCTCACCGAGGACGAGGTCGAGACGCTGCTCGACGTCGTCCGCGGCCTGCGGGACCGGGGGGTGAGCGTGGTCTACGTCAGCCACCGCATGCGGGAGGTGTTCGCCGTCTGCGACGCGATCACCGTGATGCGCGACGGGGAGCTGGTCGGCGTCACCCCGGTCAGCGACACCACCCCCGACCGGGTCGTGAAGATGATGGTCGGCCGCGACCTGGTCGACATGTACGGCCAGCGGTCGGCCCCCCGGCCGGCCGGCACCCCGGTGCTGGAGGTCCGCGGCCTGTGCGCCGGCCCCCGGGTGCAGGACGTGAGCTTCTCGGTGGCCCCCGGGGAGATCGTGGGGATGGCCGGGCTGATCGGGGCCGGGCGCAGCGAGACGGCGCTGGCGGTCTTCGGCGACGGCCGGGTCACCGGTGGGCAGGTGCACGTGGACGGCGTCCAGGTGCACCTGCGCAACCCGCGGGAGGCGATCGCCGCGGGCATCGCCTACGTGCCGGAGGACCGCAAGCAGCAGGGCCTGTTCCTGGGCCTGCCGATCCGCAGCAACATCTCCTCCGCCTGCCTGGACGAGCTGTGCAGCAAGGGCGTGGTGTCCGGCCGCAAGGACCGCACGCTGGCCCAGCGCATGTCCGAGGACCTGCGGGTCAAGGCGGCGTCCCCCGAGGTGGCCGTCGGGACGCTGAGCGGGGGCAACCAGCAGAAGGTGGTCCTCGCCCGGTGGCTGGCCCGCCAGCCGAAGGTGCTGATCCTCGACGAGCCGACCCGCGGGGTCGACATCGGGGCGAAGGCCGAGATCTACCGCCTCATCCGCACGATCGCCGCCGATGGCGTCGCCGTGCTGATGATCAGCTCCGAGCTGCCCGAGGTCCTCGGGCTGGCCGACCGGGTCCTCGTCATGCGCGAGGGGCACCTGGTCGGCGAGTTCGGCTACGGGCAGGCGGACGAGCAGCAGGTGATGGCGCTTGCGACCGGACTCCACGAGATGGCCTCGTGA
- a CDS encoding sugar-binding protein, which produces MRSVAIRGSLTAAVVLSLAACSSGAGSPGTGSADAAGAGAQVQGGSASDVGSDTYVFLPKSLNNPYWVDARKGMEAEAAKLGVKAQFLGPDTDDAGKQVEIFESVLAQKPAGIAVSPNDPASVINIVSQARAAGIPVISWDGPVPDSEVMGYIGTDNVAAGERQAEALVAAMGETGKIAIVTGSLSATNLVQRLDGLKKGLAAHPGIEIVATETSDESIAGAQSKAETLLQAHPDLTGMAGISGSDLPGIAGALKAAGKCGDIKAVGFDVVPQNITAMQEKCADAAIAQKPYGMTAQALDILKGLHEGNSDQPADFNVDTGVEVVTPANLDDYMATGPH; this is translated from the coding sequence ATGCGCAGCGTTGCCATCCGCGGATCTCTGACCGCCGCCGTCGTCCTGTCCCTCGCCGCCTGCAGTTCCGGGGCAGGCAGCCCGGGCACCGGCAGCGCCGACGCGGCCGGAGCCGGGGCCCAGGTGCAAGGTGGGTCGGCCAGCGACGTCGGGAGCGACACCTACGTCTTCCTGCCCAAGTCGCTGAACAACCCCTACTGGGTCGACGCCCGCAAGGGCATGGAGGCCGAGGCGGCGAAGCTGGGTGTGAAGGCCCAGTTCCTCGGGCCGGACACCGACGACGCGGGCAAGCAGGTCGAGATCTTCGAGTCGGTGCTCGCGCAGAAGCCGGCCGGCATCGCGGTCTCGCCCAACGACCCGGCCAGCGTCATCAACATCGTCTCCCAGGCCCGGGCCGCCGGGATCCCGGTCATCTCCTGGGACGGCCCCGTGCCCGACAGCGAGGTGATGGGCTACATCGGCACCGACAACGTCGCCGCCGGTGAGCGCCAGGCCGAGGCACTGGTCGCCGCGATGGGGGAGACCGGCAAGATCGCGATCGTCACCGGCTCGCTGTCGGCCACCAACCTCGTGCAGCGCCTGGACGGGCTGAAGAAGGGGCTCGCCGCGCACCCGGGCATCGAGATCGTGGCCACCGAGACCTCCGACGAGTCGATCGCCGGGGCCCAGTCCAAGGCCGAGACCCTGCTGCAGGCCCACCCGGACCTCACCGGCATGGCCGGCATCAGCGGGTCGGACCTCCCCGGCATCGCCGGTGCGCTCAAGGCCGCCGGCAAGTGCGGCGACATCAAGGCCGTCGGCTTCGACGTCGTCCCGCAGAACATCACGGCCATGCAGGAGAAGTGCGCCGACGCGGCCATCGCGCAGAAGCCGTACGGGATGACCGCGCAGGCCCTGGACATCCTCAAGGGCCTGCACGAGGGGAACTCCGACCAGCCCGCCGACTTCAACGTCGACACCGGCGTCGAGGTGGTCACCCCCGCGAACCTCGACGACTACATGGCCACCGGCCCGCACTGA
- a CDS encoding class II fructose-bisphosphate aldolase, whose product MRDRGTGTLTRAYREGWALGAFSTYTQEITQAICRAAEDAGRPVVVQAGASAFVHAGLEELAAQAVLAADRATVPVGVHLDHSRDLAQIEACLRAGYTSVMVDGSHLPFEDNVALTREAVALAAAHGAWVEGELGAVPGDEDVSQSTAAGELTDPARAAEFSARTGIDALAVAVGNVHGTAAGPTPLDLDRLAAIRAVVGVPLVLHGASGLPVPELHAARALGVAKVNVNTELRVAFLAALTESLPEVTPGADVARALGRAREGVQGVVRTKISALSDAVGAESARP is encoded by the coding sequence GTGCGTGACCGGGGCACGGGGACCCTGACCCGGGCGTACCGGGAGGGCTGGGCGCTGGGCGCGTTCTCCACCTACACGCAGGAGATCACCCAGGCGATCTGCCGGGCCGCCGAGGACGCCGGGCGACCGGTCGTCGTCCAGGCCGGCGCGAGCGCCTTCGTCCACGCCGGGCTGGAGGAGCTCGCCGCGCAGGCGGTGCTCGCCGCCGACCGCGCGACCGTGCCGGTGGGGGTCCACCTGGACCACTCCCGGGACCTGGCCCAGATCGAGGCGTGCCTGCGGGCCGGCTACACCTCCGTGATGGTGGACGGGTCGCACCTGCCCTTCGAGGACAACGTCGCGCTGACCCGCGAGGCGGTGGCCCTGGCCGCGGCCCACGGGGCCTGGGTGGAGGGCGAGCTCGGGGCCGTCCCCGGTGACGAGGACGTCTCGCAGTCCACCGCCGCCGGGGAGCTGACCGACCCCGCCCGGGCCGCGGAGTTCTCCGCCCGCACCGGCATCGACGCCCTGGCGGTGGCCGTGGGCAACGTGCACGGCACGGCCGCGGGCCCGACACCGCTGGACCTCGACCGGCTGGCGGCCATCCGCGCCGTCGTGGGCGTCCCGCTGGTGCTGCACGGCGCCTCGGGACTGCCGGTGCCCGAGCTGCACGCGGCCCGGGCGCTCGGGGTGGCCAAGGTCAACGTCAACACCGAGCTGCGGGTCGCCTTCCTGGCCGCCCTCACCGAGTCGCTGCCCGAGGTCACCCCCGGAGCAGACGTCGCCCGTGCCCTGGGACGTGCCCGTGAGGGCGTCCAGGGTGTCGTACGCACCAAGATCTCGGCCCTCTCCGACGCCGTCGGTGCCGAGTCCGCACGTCCGTGA
- a CDS encoding four-carbon acid sugar kinase family protein, whose amino-acid sequence MTAAALRPRSHRELTEGQAAPRPVPGARQRIREMNARAGRRIVVLDDDPTGSQVVHDVPVLTSWDDEDLRWAFAQPAGTFFVLTNSRSLGEQATRDLLEDVDSRLQRVAAELGTEVVVLSRCDSTLRGHYPLETDVLQAAATRRGTPYDAVLLAPAYFDAGRVTVDDVHYARVDDSFLPVGQTDYATDDAFGYASSNLLEWVQEKSGVDAALVHRISLTDIRTGGVEHVTDLLLEARDGAVVVVNALEESDYEIVVLALGAAEATGWRAVCRVGPGFVPVRAGIDRRAPLEPAEMAAGRGGRGLVVIGSHVQLTTRQVDALLELPDLVSVELDVPALLTDDGAAELERCGTALLAAEGDVVLMTSRTRFVGAGGEASLDGARRVSAGLVELTRRAVGATELAWVVAKGGITSHDVATEGLEIRRATVLGQLFPGIVSVWRAEPAADGDDRLAGLPYVVFAGNVGDDTTLRDAVQVLRQVPGA is encoded by the coding sequence GTGACGGCAGCCGCCCTCCGCCCCCGGAGCCATCGCGAGCTCACCGAGGGGCAGGCCGCCCCGCGGCCCGTGCCGGGGGCCCGGCAGCGCATCCGCGAGATGAACGCCCGGGCCGGACGCCGGATCGTCGTCCTGGACGACGACCCGACGGGCAGCCAGGTCGTGCACGACGTCCCGGTCCTCACCAGCTGGGACGACGAGGACCTGCGCTGGGCCTTCGCGCAGCCGGCCGGCACCTTCTTCGTGCTGACCAACAGCCGCAGCCTCGGCGAGCAGGCCACCCGCGACCTGCTCGAGGACGTCGACAGCCGGCTGCAGCGCGTCGCGGCCGAGCTGGGCACCGAGGTGGTGGTCCTCAGCCGCTGCGACTCGACCCTGCGCGGTCACTACCCGCTGGAGACCGACGTCCTTCAGGCTGCGGCCACCCGCCGCGGCACGCCCTACGACGCGGTGCTGCTCGCCCCCGCCTACTTCGACGCCGGCCGCGTGACCGTCGACGACGTGCACTACGCCCGGGTCGACGACAGCTTCCTGCCGGTCGGGCAGACCGACTACGCCACCGACGACGCCTTCGGCTACGCCAGCTCGAACCTGTTGGAGTGGGTCCAGGAGAAGTCCGGTGTCGACGCCGCGCTGGTGCACCGCATCTCCCTCACCGACATCCGCACCGGCGGGGTGGAGCACGTCACCGACCTGCTGCTCGAGGCGCGGGACGGCGCGGTCGTCGTCGTCAACGCCCTGGAGGAGAGCGACTACGAGATCGTGGTGCTCGCCCTGGGCGCCGCCGAGGCCACCGGGTGGCGGGCGGTGTGCCGGGTGGGTCCGGGCTTCGTGCCGGTGCGGGCCGGGATCGACCGCCGCGCGCCGCTGGAGCCGGCCGAGATGGCGGCCGGCCGCGGGGGCCGGGGCCTGGTGGTCATCGGCTCGCACGTCCAGCTCACCACCCGTCAGGTCGACGCGCTGCTGGAGCTGCCCGACCTGGTCAGCGTCGAGCTCGACGTGCCGGCGCTGCTCACCGACGACGGGGCCGCCGAGCTGGAGCGCTGCGGCACCGCGCTGCTCGCCGCCGAGGGCGACGTCGTCCTGATGACCAGCCGCACCCGCTTCGTCGGGGCCGGCGGCGAGGCCAGCTTGGACGGCGCGCGCAGGGTCTCCGCCGGGCTGGTCGAGCTGACCCGCCGGGCCGTCGGCGCCACCGAGCTCGCCTGGGTGGTGGCCAAGGGCGGCATCACCTCCCACGACGTCGCCACCGAGGGACTGGAGATCCGCCGCGCCACCGTGCTCGGGCAGCTCTTCCCGGGGATCGTCTCGGTGTGGCGGGCCGAGCCGGCCGCGGACGGCGACGACCGCCTGGCCGGCCTGCCCTACGTCGTGTTCGCCGGCAACGTCGGCGACGACACCACCCTCCGCGACGCGGTGCAGGTGCTGCGGCAGGTGCCCGGTGCGTGA
- a CDS encoding aspartate/glutamate racemase family protein codes for MPKVAVLHTSFVFVTVEPVITDLIGELIPDAEILHFVDSDVLATVVREQGISESSEARMVHLAQAAEAAGADVIFSACSSLGPTLDAAQRAVGVPVVKIDQAMAREAATFDRIGVLATVPTTLGPTSDLIAASAREAGRDPQIVQRLCPGAFDVLMGGDRAAHDDMVAEQAAALAREVDVIVLAQASMRRLVGRLEEETGLRVFSSPRSGVELLAATVRETVR; via the coding sequence ATGCCGAAAGTGGCCGTGCTGCACACGAGCTTCGTCTTCGTGACCGTCGAGCCGGTGATCACCGACCTGATCGGGGAGTTGATCCCGGACGCCGAGATCCTGCACTTCGTCGACTCCGACGTGCTGGCCACGGTGGTCCGGGAGCAGGGCATCTCGGAGAGTTCCGAGGCGCGGATGGTGCACCTGGCACAGGCGGCCGAGGCCGCGGGCGCCGACGTCATCTTCAGCGCCTGCTCGTCCCTGGGGCCCACGCTGGACGCCGCTCAGCGCGCCGTCGGGGTGCCGGTCGTGAAGATCGACCAGGCGATGGCCCGGGAGGCGGCGACCTTCGACCGGATCGGTGTCCTGGCCACCGTCCCGACCACCCTGGGCCCGACCAGCGACCTCATCGCCGCCAGCGCCCGGGAGGCCGGCCGCGACCCGCAGATCGTGCAGCGGCTGTGCCCCGGCGCCTTCGACGTCCTCATGGGCGGCGACCGGGCCGCGCACGACGACATGGTCGCCGAGCAGGCCGCGGCGCTCGCCCGGGAGGTCGACGTGATCGTCCTCGCCCAGGCGTCGATGCGTCGCCTGGTCGGCCGGCTGGAGGAGGAGACCGGGCTGCGTGTGTTCTCCAGCCCGCGCTCCGGTGTCGAGCTGCTGGCTGCCACGGTCCGCGAGACCGTGCGGTGA
- a CDS encoding C40 family peptidase has protein sequence MRTATSRRSTRAAALALLTGAGLMLTPVAAQASAPGGAPAVSAPSHVVAPNWAAQKIVDTALAQQGTPYAWGGSSPRGFDCSGLVQYAARAAGISEPRTSRAQATVGTPVSKADLRPGDLVFFYNPVGHVGIYIGDGKMVHAPTTGDVVRIASVDRMWGFNSARRIA, from the coding sequence ATGCGCACTGCCACGTCCCGTCGCTCCACCCGGGCAGCGGCTCTCGCCCTGCTCACCGGCGCGGGCCTCATGCTCACCCCCGTCGCCGCCCAGGCCTCGGCTCCGGGCGGCGCCCCCGCGGTGTCGGCCCCCAGCCACGTCGTCGCACCGAACTGGGCCGCCCAGAAGATCGTCGACACCGCACTCGCCCAGCAGGGCACCCCCTACGCCTGGGGCGGGTCCAGCCCGCGGGGCTTCGACTGCTCCGGCCTCGTCCAGTACGCCGCGCGGGCGGCCGGCATCTCGGAGCCGCGCACCTCACGGGCGCAGGCGACCGTGGGCACGCCCGTCTCCAAGGCCGACCTGCGCCCCGGTGACCTGGTGTTCTTCTACAACCCGGTCGGCCACGTGGGCATCTACATCGGCGACGGCAAGATGGTGCACGCGCCGACGACCGGTGACGTCGTCCGCATCGCCAGCGTCGACCGGATGTGGGGCTTCAACTCCGCCCGCCGCATCGCCTGA
- a CDS encoding glucosidase, with product MSAATSGYDESTSPPGPQDADTPRSAEHARLAESAEMSAPWRMWGPYLAGRQWGTVREDYSADGDAWASFPFDHAVARAYRWGEDGLGGICDRYGFLNFSVAMWNGKDPVLKERLFGLTNAEGNHGEDAKEHWWAVDGTPTHSWMQWLYRYPQAEYPYAQLRRENAERTRLEREYELSDTGVLDEDRFFDVQVTYAKNAPDDVCIVVSATNHGPDAAPLHLLPQVWFRNTWSWGHDKRQGTLTQLLAPTLTVNGVEAVEAEHGYLGRYVLTAEGTPEVLFCDNETNAVALFGARSNTTRYPKDGINRRVVNGEKSAVNPADTGTKAAFWYSWDAVAPGETVTVKLRLRPAEPDTEMFGAEFNRVLRTRRTEADDFYANVIHPELSADDRHVARRAYAGLLWTKQLYRFDVAQWLDGDPDVPAPESRRGRGGRNTSWRHLALADVISMPDEWEYPWFAAWDTAFHTLPLAHVDPDFAKEQLVLMCREWAMHPNGQLPAYEWAFGDVNPPVHAWAAWHVYRIDGYRDRAFLIRVFTKLLLNFSWWVNRKDADGSNVFEGGFLGMDNIALFDRSAPLPPGYRLEQSDATSWMAFYCQQMLKIALELSRENQAWDGVATKFFEHFLAIAEAMNAFGSQEVKLWHEDDGFFYDVLVAPDGTAEPLRVRSMVGLLPILGATDIPAWVSTQVPDVAERVRWLQKRRPQLMGPLRSRSAPEGRKILLSLVDRDRLARILQRMFDTEEFLSPFGIRSLSKSTGQVIAKVGGRDASIEYEPGESRTGLFGGNSNWRGPVWFPVNVLLADKLRTLGRHYGDTFTIEIPTGSGNRCTLVDAADLIDASLTRLFRPVDGKRPADGDRIESSDSPLWREHPTFSEFFDGDTGEGLGATHQTGWTALVAHLLNPRLPPDPRWAG from the coding sequence GTGTCTGCCGCCACCTCCGGGTACGACGAGTCCACGAGCCCCCCGGGTCCGCAGGACGCCGACACCCCCCGATCCGCCGAGCACGCCCGGCTGGCCGAGTCCGCCGAGATGTCCGCACCCTGGCGCATGTGGGGTCCCTACCTCGCCGGCCGCCAGTGGGGGACCGTCCGTGAGGACTACTCGGCCGACGGTGACGCCTGGGCGTCCTTCCCCTTCGACCACGCCGTGGCCCGCGCCTACCGCTGGGGTGAGGACGGGCTGGGCGGCATCTGCGACCGCTACGGGTTCCTCAACTTCTCCGTGGCGATGTGGAACGGCAAGGACCCGGTCCTCAAGGAGCGGCTCTTCGGGCTGACCAACGCCGAGGGCAACCACGGCGAGGACGCCAAGGAGCACTGGTGGGCCGTCGACGGCACGCCGACGCACTCCTGGATGCAGTGGCTCTACCGCTACCCGCAGGCCGAGTACCCCTACGCCCAGCTGCGCCGGGAGAACGCCGAGCGCACCCGCCTGGAGCGGGAGTACGAGCTGTCCGACACTGGTGTCCTGGACGAGGACCGGTTCTTCGACGTCCAGGTCACCTACGCCAAGAACGCCCCGGACGACGTCTGCATCGTCGTCAGCGCCACCAACCACGGCCCGGACGCCGCCCCGCTGCACCTGCTGCCGCAGGTCTGGTTCCGCAACACCTGGTCCTGGGGCCACGACAAGCGGCAGGGCACGCTCACCCAGCTGCTCGCGCCCACGCTGACGGTGAACGGCGTGGAGGCGGTCGAGGCCGAGCACGGCTACCTCGGCCGCTACGTGCTGACCGCCGAGGGCACCCCCGAGGTGCTGTTCTGCGACAACGAGACCAACGCCGTCGCGCTGTTCGGCGCGCGCAGCAACACCACGCGCTACCCCAAGGACGGCATCAACCGCCGCGTCGTCAACGGTGAGAAGTCCGCGGTGAACCCGGCCGACACCGGCACCAAGGCCGCGTTCTGGTACTCCTGGGACGCCGTCGCGCCGGGGGAGACCGTGACGGTGAAGCTGCGGCTGCGCCCGGCCGAGCCCGACACGGAGATGTTCGGCGCCGAGTTCAACCGCGTGCTGCGCACCCGGCGCACCGAGGCCGACGACTTCTACGCCAACGTCATCCACCCCGAGCTGTCCGCCGACGACCGGCACGTGGCCCGCCGCGCCTACGCCGGGCTGCTGTGGACCAAGCAGCTGTACCGCTTCGACGTCGCCCAGTGGCTCGACGGCGACCCCGACGTCCCGGCCCCGGAGTCCCGGCGTGGCAGGGGCGGGCGCAACACCAGCTGGCGGCACCTGGCGCTGGCCGACGTCATCTCCATGCCCGACGAGTGGGAGTACCCGTGGTTCGCCGCGTGGGACACCGCCTTCCACACCCTGCCGCTGGCGCACGTCGACCCCGACTTCGCCAAGGAACAGCTCGTGCTGATGTGCCGCGAGTGGGCGATGCACCCCAACGGTCAGCTGCCGGCCTACGAGTGGGCCTTCGGTGACGTCAACCCGCCGGTGCACGCCTGGGCCGCCTGGCACGTCTACCGGATCGACGGCTACCGCGACCGCGCGTTCCTCATCCGCGTCTTCACCAAGCTGCTGCTGAACTTCTCCTGGTGGGTCAACCGCAAGGACGCCGACGGCTCGAACGTGTTCGAGGGCGGCTTCCTCGGCATGGACAACATCGCGCTGTTCGACCGCTCCGCGCCGCTGCCCCCGGGCTACCGGCTGGAGCAGTCCGACGCGACGAGCTGGATGGCGTTCTACTGCCAGCAGATGCTCAAGATCGCCCTGGAGCTGTCCCGCGAGAACCAGGCCTGGGACGGCGTCGCCACCAAGTTCTTCGAGCACTTCCTCGCCATCGCGGAGGCGATGAACGCCTTCGGGTCGCAGGAGGTCAAGCTCTGGCACGAGGACGACGGCTTCTTCTACGACGTGCTGGTCGCCCCCGACGGGACGGCGGAGCCGCTGCGGGTGCGGTCGATGGTCGGGCTGCTGCCGATCCTGGGCGCCACCGACATCCCGGCGTGGGTGAGTACCCAAGTTCCCGACGTCGCCGAGCGCGTGCGGTGGCTGCAGAAGCGCCGTCCCCAGCTGATGGGCCCGCTGCGCAGCCGGTCGGCACCCGAGGGCCGCAAGATCCTGCTGTCGCTGGTCGACCGGGACCGCCTCGCCCGGATCCTGCAGCGGATGTTCGACACCGAGGAGTTCCTCTCCCCGTTCGGCATCCGCTCGCTGTCGAAGTCGACGGGGCAGGTGATCGCCAAGGTCGGCGGCCGCGACGCCTCGATCGAGTACGAACCTGGGGAGTCCCGCACCGGGCTGTTCGGTGGCAACTCCAACTGGCGCGGGCCGGTGTGGTTCCCGGTCAACGTGCTGCTGGCCGACAAGCTGCGCACCCTGGGCAGGCACTACGGCGACACGTTCACCATCGAGATCCCCACCGGCTCGGGCAACCGCTGCACGCTGGTCGACGCCGCGGACCTCATCGACGCCAGCCTCACCCGGCTGTTCCGCCCGGTCGACGGCAAGCGCCCGGCCGACGGCGACCGCATCGAGTCCAGCGACTCCCCGCTGTGGCGCGAGCACCCGACGTTCAGCGAGTTCTTCGACGGCGACACCGGCGAGGGCCTGGGCGCCACCCACCAGACCGGCTGGACGGCGCTGGTCGCGCACCTGCTCAACCCGCGGCTCCCACCCGACCCCCGCTGGGCCGGCTGA
- a CDS encoding bifunctional diguanylate cyclase/phosphodiesterase — MSWSTAPAVATPRMMTRTLATFYVFAAVAGLLAALNTGFTVQVRWSMVALSASVLACAGIAVRWGPRWPRNAFHVAVASASVLIVVAILVSPDPATAMAAATLMSFIAVDACFFFSLPLAWAHMVLALGGMTVALLVRGEVPAFVTLTLVPIIIALGSVTRGLVIRASSASRDPLTGLANRRGFDDSLQELLAATSRSGDRLSAVLLDLDFFKQVNDARGHEAGDLVLCRVADVWQRELPEGAFFARQGGDEFALLLPGVRGVDALALVRRIVPLHPEISMSCGVAQHERGETAAQLMRRADRALYDAKAAGRGRCELDGDGGSPLAGDLALALAAGEVQVHLQPIADTTDGAVVGVEALARWTHPERGPVPPTEFVAAAEQSGLIAVLDAHVVRTACASLAGVRTTRGEQLTLGVNVSGLELSDPGYPARLQALLAETGFPAEHLVLEVTETLIEADSSIAVAALHTLRAAGLKVAIDDFGTGFSSLSRLDTLPADVIKLDRSLVASIDSSPRRQQMVGSLAAMCRGLGLDVTAEGVETAGQAAALARIGCAFSQGWFHGRPVPIAELLASPAVSQRAEVDCRG; from the coding sequence GTGAGCTGGTCGACGGCGCCTGCGGTGGCGACACCCCGCATGATGACCCGCACCCTGGCGACGTTCTACGTCTTCGCCGCGGTCGCGGGGCTGCTGGCTGCGCTCAACACCGGTTTCACCGTGCAGGTCCGCTGGTCGATGGTCGCGCTGTCGGCGAGCGTGCTGGCCTGCGCCGGCATCGCCGTCCGCTGGGGGCCGCGCTGGCCGCGCAACGCCTTCCACGTCGCCGTCGCCTCGGCGTCGGTGCTGATCGTGGTGGCGATCCTGGTCAGCCCCGACCCGGCCACCGCCATGGCTGCGGCCACCCTCATGTCCTTCATCGCCGTCGACGCGTGCTTCTTCTTCAGCCTGCCGCTGGCCTGGGCGCACATGGTGCTGGCCCTCGGCGGCATGACCGTCGCGCTGCTGGTGCGCGGCGAGGTCCCGGCGTTCGTCACGCTCACCCTGGTCCCGATCATCATCGCGCTCGGCAGCGTCACCCGCGGCCTGGTCATCCGGGCCTCCAGCGCCAGCCGTGACCCGCTCACCGGGCTGGCCAACCGGCGCGGCTTCGACGACTCGCTGCAGGAGCTGCTCGCGGCCACGTCGCGCAGCGGCGACCGGCTGTCGGCGGTGCTGCTCGACCTCGACTTCTTCAAGCAGGTCAACGACGCCCGCGGCCACGAGGCCGGTGACCTGGTGCTGTGCCGGGTCGCCGACGTCTGGCAGCGCGAGCTCCCCGAGGGCGCGTTCTTCGCCCGGCAGGGCGGCGACGAGTTCGCCCTGCTGCTGCCCGGCGTCCGCGGCGTCGACGCCCTCGCCCTGGTGCGGCGGATCGTCCCCCTGCACCCGGAGATCTCGATGTCCTGCGGCGTCGCCCAGCACGAGCGCGGTGAGACCGCCGCCCAGCTCATGCGCCGCGCCGACCGCGCCCTCTACGACGCCAAGGCCGCCGGTCGTGGCCGCTGCGAGCTCGACGGCGACGGCGGCTCCCCGCTGGCCGGCGACCTCGCGCTCGCCCTGGCCGCCGGCGAGGTGCAGGTGCACCTGCAGCCGATCGCCGACACCACCGACGGCGCCGTCGTCGGCGTCGAGGCCCTCGCCCGCTGGACCCACCCCGAGCGCGGCCCCGTGCCGCCGACGGAGTTCGTCGCCGCCGCCGAGCAGAGCGGCCTGATCGCCGTCCTGGATGCGCACGTCGTCCGGACGGCGTGCGCGTCCCTGGCCGGCGTCCGCACCACCCGCGGCGAGCAGCTCACCCTCGGCGTCAACGTCTCCGGCCTCGAGCTGTCCGACCCCGGTTACCCGGCCCGGCTGCAGGCGCTGCTGGCCGAGACCGGCTTCCCGGCCGAGCACCTGGTCCTGGAGGTCACCGAGACCCTCATCGAGGCCGACTCCTCGATCGCCGTCGCCGCGCTGCACACCCTCCGCGCCGCGGGCCTGAAGGTCGCCATCGACGACTTCGGCACCGGCTTCTCCTCGCTGAGCCGCCTGGACACCCTGCCCGCCGACGTCATCAAGCTGGACCGCTCGCTGGTGGCCAGCATCGACTCCTCGCCGCGCCGCCAGCAGATGGTCGGCAGCCTCGCCGCCATGTGCCGCGGGCTGGGCCTGGACGTCACCGCCGAGGGCGTCGAGACCGCCGGGCAGGCCGCGGCGCTGGCCCGGATCGGCTGCGCGTTCTCCCAGGGCTGGTTCCACGGTCGCCCCGTGCCGATCGCCGAGCTGCTCGCCTCACCCGCCGTCTCCCAGCGCGCCGAGGTCGACTGCCGGGGCTGA